A part of Periophthalmus magnuspinnatus isolate fPerMag1 chromosome 19, fPerMag1.2.pri, whole genome shotgun sequence genomic DNA contains:
- the LOC129457197 gene encoding LOW QUALITY PROTEIN: IgGFc-binding protein-like (The sequence of the model RefSeq protein was modified relative to this genomic sequence to represent the inferred CDS: inserted 1 base in 1 codon; substituted 1 base at 1 genomic stop codon): MAKAQPMISSRMIKDEVVEAPLYPINGLLSPASDDGSSPLIRLRQCFMYFGRKYCQLYVNQNGVLTFERPWGRYIAQRFPMSGPIDIIAPYWTDLDNRKIGNVTYNQYTSGPVLKQATSDINKYFPIYNFEASWVFVATWHEVAYYPNFGDGSTIQVVLISKGQLSFVLMTYGTIYPTNYDVQAGYDTKESTHYFSIPGSFSENASGPNSTFRLSSNVNVPGCWVFQMNEKAGXLFFGXTFLINQTKRKYFTDNVQPCCFMCISNNVIDEKIEKGICVIHGDPHYITFDGKTHHFQGPCTYVLSQQCGSELTNYRVEGSNEHRHSSATWTRLVKVFVYNETIELVKGHHGEAKVNGIFATTPISLINGAVFVYTLGFSVFVSTDFGLEVSYDTDAFVTIKVPYRYQGATCGLCGNFNNDPDDDFQTPEGDIVSSLDFGKSWQVLSADEPECAVCEGPDCYDCPEDKKALFHNSDHCGILQDTSGPFAACHHVLSPETFVESCVYDLCLEGGQQNILCQALNVYASECQNVGVQLQNWRRPGFCEITCPENSHFESQSTGCPATCVKPEIPDDCARASVESCACNEGYVLSGADCVPVHECGCNFEGFYYHSGKTVILDQDCSRICDCISGNMTCHSHVCESHEECKVFNGERGCYARTCSVSGVSIQPGVSVWTDSTCTQKCSCTTSGLLCHNESCTTSQVCNSLNDFHFTCQPIQKAICVIYGDPHYKTFDGETHHFQGPCTYVLSQQCGSELTNYRVEGSNEHRGSSATWTRLVKVFVYNETIELVKGHHGEAKVNGIFKTTPISLINGAVFVYTLGFSVFVSTDFGLEVSYNADALVTIKVPYRYQGATCGLCGNFNNDPDDDFQTPEGDIVSSLDFGKSWQVLSADEPECAVCEGPDCYDCPEDKKALFRNSDHCGILQDTSGPFAACHHVLSPETFVESCVYDLCLEGGQQNILCQALNVYASECQNVGVQLQNWRRPGFCEITCPENSHFESQSTGCPATCVKPEIPDDCARASVESCACNEGYVLSGADCVPVHECGCNFEGFYYHSGKTPIQKAICVIYGDPHYKTFDGETHHFQGPCTYVLSQQCGSELTNYRVEGSNEHRGSSATWTRLVKVFVYNETIELVKGHHGEAKVNGIFKTTPISLINGAVFVYTLGFSVFVSTDFGLEVSYNADALVTIKVPYRYQGATCGLCGNFNNDPDDDFQTPEGDIVSSLDFGKSWQVLSADEPECAVCEGPDCYDCPEDKKALFRNSDHCGILQDTSGPFAACHHVLSPETFVESCVYDLCLEGGQQNILCQALNVYASECQNVGVQLQNWRRPGFCEISCPENSHFESQSTGCPATCVKPEIPDDCARASVESCACNEGYVLSGADCVPVHECGCNFEGFYYHSGKTPIQKAICVIYGDPHYKTFDGETHHFQGPCTYVLSQQCGSELTNYRVEGSNEHRGSSATWTRLVKVFVYNETIELVKGHHGEAKVNGIFATTPISLINGAVFVYTLGFSVFVSTDFGLEVSYDTDALVTIKVPYRYQGATCGLCGNFNNDPDDDFQTPEGDIVSPLDFGKSWQVLSADEPECAVCEGPDCYDCPEDKKALFSNSDHCGILHDTSGPFAACHHVLSPETFVESCVYDLCLEGGQQDILCQALNVYASECQNVGVQLQNWRRPGFCGM; this comes from the exons ATGGCAAAGGCTCAGCCAATGATCAGCTCCAGGATGATCAAAGACGAGGTAGTGGAGG caCCTCTCTATCCAATTAATGGCCTTTTATCTCCTGCATCCGATGATGGAAGTTCTCCTTTAATACGCCTACGacaatgttttatgtattttggaCGAAAGTATTGTCAACTCTAT GTGAACCAAAATGgagttttgacttttgaaagACCATGGGGAAGGTATATTGCACAGAGGTTTCCAATGTCTGGACCCATAGACATCATAGCTCCTTACTGGACAGATTTGGACAACAGAAAAATTGGAAACGTCACATATAACCAATACACCTCTGGCCCTGTCCTTAAACAAGCTACTAGTGACATTAATAAATACTTCCCAATATATAATTTTGAAGCCAGCTGGGTTTTTGTTGCAACATGGCATGAAGTGGCCTACTATCCAAATTTTGGAGAT GGTTCAACTATACAAGTTGTATTAATCAGTAAAGGACAATTGTCTTTTGTGCTTATGACCTATGGAACAATATACCCAACAAATTATGATGTGCAG GCAGGTTATGACACAAAAGAGTCAACTCACTATTTCTCAATTCCTGGATCATTTTCTGAAAACGCAAGTGGGCCGAACTCCACCTTTCGCCTGAGCAGCAATGTGAATGTACCAGGATGCTGGGTCTTTCAGATGAATGAGAAAGCAGGTTGATTATTCTTTG CTACTTTTCTtataaaccaaacaaaaagaaaatattttacagATAATGTACAGCCCTGTTGTTTTATGTGCATTTCTAATAATGTTATAGATGAAAAAATAGAGAAGGGCATCTGTGTCATCCATGGTGATCCTCATTACATAACATTTGACGGGAAGACGCACCACTTCCAGGGCCCCTGCACTTATGTCCTGTCCCAGCAATGTGGTTCGGAGCTGACCAACTACAGAGTAGAAGGCTCCAACGAGCATCGGCACAGCTCTGCCACTTGGACACGACTGGTCAAAGTGTTTGTGTACAATGAAACCATCGAGCTTGTCAAAGGACATCATGGTGAAGCTAAG GTCAATGGGATATTTGCAACAACCCCCATCTCCCTCATCAATGgcgctgtttttgtttatacattaggtttttcagtttttgtcagTACTGACTTTGGTTTGGAAGTCTCCTATGACACTGATGCTTTCGTGACAATCAAAGTGCCATACCGTTACCAGGGAGCAACATGTGGCCTTTGTGGGAACTTTAACAATGATCCTGATGATGATTTTCAAACACCAGAAGGAGATATTGTGAGCTCTCTTGACTTTGGTAAAAGTTGGCAAGTGCTAAGCGCTGATGAGCCTGAATGTGCGGTCTGTGAAGGTCCAGACTGTTATGATTGCCCTGAAGATAAGAAGGCTTTATTCCATAATTCTGATCACTGCGGCATCCTTCAGGACACATCTGGACCTTTTGCAGCTTGTCATCATGTGCTTTCACCGGAGACTTTTGTGGAGAGTTGTGTGTACGATCTCTGTTTGGAAGGaggacaacaaaatattctctGTCAAGCACTAAATGTCTACGCCAGTGAGTGTCAAAACGTGGGTGTACAACTACAGAACTGGAGAAGACCCGGATTCTGTG aaaTCACCTGTCCAGAAAACAGCCATTTTGAGTCTCAGAGCACAGGTTGTCCAGCTACTTGTGTCAAACCTGAGATTCCTGATGACTGTGCACGTGCTTCTGTTGAGAGCTGCGCTTGTAATGAAGGCTATGTTTTGAGTGGTGCAGACTGTGTGCCTGTCCATGAGTGTGGCTGCAACTTTGAGGGGTTCTACTACCATTCTGGGAAAACCGTTATACTGGACCAAGACTGTAGCAGGATTTGTGATTGCATTTCTGGTAACATGACTTgccattcacatgtttgtgaATCACATGAAGAGTGCAAGGTGTTCAATGGAGAAAGAGGTTGTTACGCCCGTACATGTTCAGTCTCAG gTGTGTCCATCCAGCCAGGTGTGTCCGTTTGGACTGACAGTACCTGTACGCAGAAGTGCAGCTGCACCACATCTGGCCTGTTGTGTCACAACGAATCCTGTACCACTTCCCAAGTCTGTAACTCTCTTAATGATTTTCACTTTACCTGCCAGCCTATCCAGAAAGCGATCTGTGTCATCTATGGGGATCCTCATTACAAAACATTTGATGGGGAGACGCACCACTTCCAGGGCCCCTGCACTTATGTCCTGTCCCAGCAATGTGGTTCGGAGCTGACCAACTACAGAGTAGAAGGCTCCAATGAGCATCGCGGCAGCTCTGCCACTTGGACACGACTGGTCAAAGTGTTTGTGTACAATGAAACCATCGAGCTTGTCAAAGGACATCATGGTGAAGCTAAG GTCAATGGGATATTTAAAACAACCCCCATCTCCCTCATCAATGgcgctgtttttgtttatacattaggtttttcagtttttgtcagTACTGACTTTGGTTTGGAAGTCTCCTATAACGCTGATGCTTTGGTGACAATCAAAGTGCCATACCGTTACCAGGGAGCAACATGTGGCCTTTGTGGGAACTTTAACAATGATCCTGATGATGATTTTCAAACACCAGAAGGAGATATTGTGAGCTCTCTTGACTTTGGTAAAAGCTGGCAAGTGCTAAGCGCTGATGAGCCTGAATGTGCGGTCTGTGAAGGTCCAGACTGTTATGATTGCCCTGAAGATAAGAAGGCTTTATTCCGTAATTCTGATCACTGTGGCATCCTTCAGGACACATCTGGACCTTTTGCAGCTTGTCACCATGTGCTTTCACCGGAGACTTTTGTGGAGAGTTGTGTGTACGATCTCTGTTTGGAAGGAGGGCAACAAAATATTCTCTGTCAAGCACTAAATGTCTACGCCAGTGAGTGTCAAAACGTGGGTGTACAACTACAGAACTGGAGAAGACCCGGATTCTGTG aaaTCACCTGTCCAGAAAACAGCCATTTTGAGTCTCAGAGCACAGGTTGTCCAGCTACTTGTGTCAAACCTGAGATTCCTGATGACTGTGCACGTGCTTCTGTTGAGAGCTGCGCTTGTAATGAAGGCTATGTTTTGAGCGGTGCAGACTGTGTGCCTGTCCATGAGTGTGGCTGCAACTTTGAGGGGTTCTACTACCATTCTGGGAAAACC CCTATCCAGAAAGCGATCTGTGTCATCTATGGGGATCCTCATTACAAAACATTTGATGGGGAGACGCACCACTTCCAGGGCCCCTGCACTTATGTCCTGTCCCAGCAATGTGGTTCGGAGCTGACCAACTACAGAGTAGAAGGCTCCAATGAGCATCGCGGCAGCTCTGCCACTTGGACACGACTGGTCAAAGTGTTTGTGTACAATGAAACCATCGAGCTTGTCAAAGGACATCATGGTGAAGCTAAG GTCAATGGGATATTTAAAACAACCCCCATCTCCCTCATCAATGgcgctgtttttgtttatacattaggtttttcagtttttgtcagTACTGACTTTGGTTTGGAAGTCTCCTATAACGCTGATGCTTTGGTGACAATCAAAGTGCCATACCGTTACCAGGGAGCAACATGTGGCCTTTGTGGGAACTTTAACAATGATCCTGATGATGATTTTCAAACACCAGAAGGAGATATTGTGAGCTCTCTTGACTTTGGTAAAAGCTGGCAAGTGCTAAGCGCTGATGAGCCTGAATGTGCGGTCTGTGAAGGTCCAGACTGTTATGATTGCCCTGAAGATAAGAAGGCTTTATTCCGTAATTCTGATCACTGCGGCATCCTTCAGGACACATCTGGACCTTTTGCAGCTTGTCACCATGTGCTTTCACCGGAGACTTTTGTGGAGAGTTGTGTGTACGATCTCTGTTTGGAAGGAGGGCAACAAAATATTCTCTGTCAAGCACTAAATGTCTACGCCAGTGAGTGTCAAAACGTGGGTGTACAACTACAGAACTGGAGAAGACCCGGATTCTGTG aaaTCAGCTGTCCAGAAAACAGCCATTTTGAGTCTCAGAGCACAGGTTGTCCAGCTACTTGTGTCAAACCTGAGATTCCTGATGACTGTGCACGTGCTTCTGTTGAGAGCTGCGCTTGTAATGAAGGCTATGTTTTGAGCGGTGCAGACTGTGTGCCTGTCCATGAGTGTGGCTGCAACTTTGAGGGGTTCTACTACCATTCTGGGAAAACC CCTATCCAGAAAGCGATCTGTGTCATCTATGGGGATCCTCATTACAAAACATTTGATGGGGAGACGCACCACTTCCAGGGCCCCTGCACTTATGTCCTGTCCCAGCAGTGTGGTTCGGAGCTGACCAACTACAGAGTAGAAGGCTCCAATGAGCATCGCGGCAGCTCTGCCACTTGGACACGACTGGTCAAAGTGTTTGTGTACAATGAAACCATCGAGCTTGTCAAAGGACATCATGGTGAAGCTAAG GTCAATGGGATATTTGCAACAACCCCCATCTCCCTCATCAATGgcgctgtttttgtttatacattaggtttttcagtttttgtcagTACTGACTTTGGTTTGGAAGTCTCCTATGACACTGATGCTTTGGTGACAATCAAAGTGCCATACCGTTACCAGGGAGCAACATGTGGCCTTTGTGGGAACTTTAACAATGATCCTGATGATGATTTTCAAACACCAGAAGGAGATATTGTGAGCCCTCTTGACTTTGGTAAAAGCTGGCAAGTGCTAAGCGCTGATGAGCCTGAATGTGCGGTCTGTGAAGGTCCAGACTGTTATGATTGCCCTGAAGATAAGAAGGCTTTATTCAGTAATTCTGATCACTGCGGCATCCTTCATGACACATCTGGACCTTTTGCAGCTTGTCACCATGTGCTTTCACCGGAGACTTTTGTGGAGAGTTGTGTGTACGATCTCTGTTTGGAAGGAGGGCAACAAGATATTCTCTGTCAAGCACTAAATGTCTACGCCAGTGAGTGTCAAAACGTGGGTGTACAACTACAGAACTGGAGAAGACCCGGATTCTGTGGTATGTGA
- the LOC117387661 gene encoding alpha-tectorin-like, producing the protein TGVSIQPGVSVWTDSTCTQKCSCTTSGLLCHNESCTTSQVCNSLNDFHFTRQPIQKAICVIYGDPHYKTFDGETHHFQGPCTYVLSQQCGSELTNYRVEGSNEHRGSSATWTRLVKVFVYNETIELVKGHHGEAKVNGIFKTTPISLINGAVVVDTLGSSVFVSTDFGLEVSYNADALVKIKVPYRYQGATCGLCGNFNNDPDDDFQTPEGDIVSSLDFGKSWQVLSADEPECAVCEGPDCYDCPEDKKALFSNSDHCGILHDTSGPFAACHHVLSPEAFVESCVYDLCLEGGQQDILCQALNAYASECQDVGVQLQNWRRPGFCEITCPENSHFESQSTGCPATCVKPEIPDDCARASVESCACNEGYVLSGADCVPVHECGCNFEGFYYHSGKTVILDQDCSRICDCISGNMTCHSHVCESHEECKVFNGERGCYARTCSVSGVSIQPGVSVWTDSTCTQKCSCTTSGLLCHNESCTTSQVCDSLNEFHFTCQPIQKAVCLIYGYPHYKTFDGDAHHLQGPCTYVLSQQCGSELTNYRVEGSKEHRGSSATWTRLVKVFVYNETIELVKGHHGEAKVNGIFKTTPISLINGAVVVDTLGFSVFVSTDFGLEVSYNDDTWVKIKVPYRYQGATCGLCGNFNNDPDDDFQTPEGDIVSSLDFGKSWQVLSADEPECAVCEGPDCYDCPEDKKALFSNSDHCGILQDTSGPFAACHHVLSPETFVESCVYDLCLEGGQQNILCQALNVYASECQNVGVQLQNWRRPGFCEITCPENSHFESQSTGCPATCVKPEIPDDCARASVESCACNEGYVLSGADCVPVHECGCNFEGFYYHSGKTVILDQDCSRICDCISGNMTCHSHVCESHEECKVFNGERGCYISNPSHGTCSGSGDPHYVSFDERFYDFQGTCRYVLATLCDNNTGLNNFSVEVQNEALRGLAVSVTAEVYVNVWGVDIVLPRKHGVVKVNGIWKNIPLQLHESAVSVFARGQDTIIKTDYGLHVAYGGTKVSVTVPFHYSGKTCGLCGNFNGNPADDFQTPSGLSVTSESDFGTSWKVPGNSSCSDGCGSSCPQCPDDRAARAQCDIIRASQGPFSLCHSLIDPTAFFSDCVFDVCIGGAELLCSSIQVYVSSCQSANLPIYPWRNSTSCHMVCPAHSHYELCGTDCGRTCASSINVTCDRVCSEGCFCDTGFVRSGTECVPEENCGCQHNGFYYYAGESFWTEGCTQHCKCMANNNLSCVATSCSPQDCSLRDGHLGCHRVLLPNEIKDINQKTPDACRELQCTDNEWCGEKEGIYGCFCNESALHDSENFDASITCVSSSGTVSLSRCLLTEAGFHPSALHLRDHSCRGSLQSGRLVFHFNNDDQLCGTILKSNGTHFIYENAIVEDDSLNIQLFFSCIFPLASALSTDVAINPIESAIKKFLPSGQGHYRMRITPYQDAEFQNPLSGNSTLEMHQDEQLFIEVQTEGIDERQISTVMDNCWVTPVNEAHYPLRQDLILQGCPANSLVKIIQNGNSTVARFVFEIFSFNNFTSIYLHCQIHLCLLDVNDCVVHCHTNSRGRRDVSYHDSVTLSLGPLVYKGQRHVTNTRTLATKELGNNLCDLSKVMAESTFEFSISAGKT; encoded by the exons acaggTGTGTCCATCCAGCCAGGTGTGTCCGTTTGGACTGACAGTACCTGTACGCAGAAGTGCAGCTGCACCACATCTGGCCTGTTGTGTCACAACGAATCCTGTACCACTTCCCAAGTCTGTAACTCTCTTAATGATTTTCACTTTACCCGCCAGCCTATCCAGAAAGCGATCTGTGTCATCTATGGGGATCCTCATTACAAAACATTTGATGGGGAGACGCACCACTTCCAGGGCCCCTGCACTTATGTCCTGTCCCAGCAATGTGGTTCGGAGCTGACCAACTACAGAGTAGAAGGCTCCAATGAGCATCGCGGCAGCTCTGCCACTTGGACACGACTGGTCAAAGTGTTTGTGTACAATGAAACCATCGAGCTTGTCAAAGGACATCATGGTGAAGCTAAG GTCAATGGGATATTTAAAACAACCCCCATCTCCCTCATCAATGGCGCTGTTGTTGTTGATACATTAGGTTCTTCAGTTTTTGTCAGTACTGACTTTGGTTTGGAAGTCTCCTATAACGCTGATGCTTTGGTGAAAATCAAAGTGCCATACCGTTACCAGGGAGCAACATGTGGCCTTTGTGGGAACTTTAACAATGATCCTGATGATGATTTTCAAACACCAGAAGGAGATATTGTGAGCTCTCTTGACTTTGGTAAAAGCTGGCAAGTGCTAAGCGCTGATGAGCCTGAATGTGCGGTCTGTGAAGGTCCAGACTGTTATGATTGCCCTGAAGATAAGAAGGCTTTATTCAGTAATTCTGATCACTGCGGCATCCTTCATGACACATCTGGACCTTTTGCAGCTTGTCACCATGTGCTTTCACCGGAGGCTTTTGTGGAGAGTTGTGTGTACGATCTCTGTTTGGAAGGAGGGCAACAAGATATTCTCTGTCAAGCACTAAATGCCTACGCCAGTGAGTGTCAAGACGTGGGCGTACAACTACAGAACTGGAGAAGACCCGGATTCTGTG aaaTCACCTGTCCAGAAAACAGCCATTTTGAGTCTCAGAGCACAGGTTGTCCAGCTACTTGCGTCAAACCTGAAATTCCTGATGACTGTGCACGTGCTTCTGTTGAGAGCTGCGCTTGTAATGAAGGCTATGTTTTGAGTGGTGCAGACTGTGTGCCTGTCCATGAGTGTGGCTGCAACTTTGAGGGGTTCTACTACCATTCTGGGAAAACCGTTATACTGGACCAAGACTGTAGCAGGATTTGTGATTGCATTTCTGGTAACATGACTTgccattcacatgtttgtgaATCACATGAAGAGTGCAAGGTGTTCAATGGAGAAAGAGGTTGTTACGCCCGTACATGTTCAGTCTCAG GTGTGTCCATCCAGCCAGGTGTGTCCGTTTGGACTGACAGTACCTGTACTCAGAAGTGCAGCTGCACCACATCTGGGCTATTGTGTCACAATGAATCCTGTACCACTTCCCAAGTCTGTGACTCTCTTAATGAGTTTCACTTTACCTGCCAGCCTATCCAGAAAGCGGTCTGTCTCATCTATGGATATCCTCATTACAAAACATTTGATGGGGACGCGCACCACCTCCAGGGCCCCTGCACTTATGTCCTGTCCCAGCAATGTGGTTCGGAGCTGACCAACTACAGAGTAGAAGGCTCCAAGGAGCATCGCGGCAGCTCTGCCACTTGGACACGACTGGTCAAAGTGTTTGTGTACAATGAAACCATCGAGCTTGTCAAAGGACATCATGGTGAAGCTAAG GTCAATGGGATATTTAAAACAACCCCCATCTCCCTCATCAATGGCGCTGTTGTTGTTGATACATtaggtttttcagtttttgtcagTACTGACTTTGGTTTGGAAGTCTCCTATAACGATGATACTTGGGTGAAAATCAAAGTGCCATACCGTTACCAGGGAGCAACATGTGGCCTTTGTGGGAACTTTAACAATGATCCTGATGATGATTTTCAAACACCAGAAGGAGATATTGTGAGCTCTCTTGACTTTGGTAAAAGCTGGCAAGTGCTAAGCGCTGATGAGCCTGAATGTGCGGTCTGTGAAGGTCCAGACTGTTATGATTGCCCTGAAGATAAGAAGGCTTTATTCAGTAATTCTGATCACTGCGGCATCCTTCAGGACACATCTGGACCTTTTGCAGCTTGTCACCATGTGCTTTCACCGGAGACTTTTGTGGAGAGTTGTGTGTACGATCTCTGTTTGGAAGGAGGGCAACAAAATATTCTCTGTCAAGCACTAAATGTCTACGCCAGTGAGTGTCAAAACGTGGGTGTACAACTACAGAACTGGAGAAGACCCGGATTCTGTG aaaTCACCTGTCCAGAAAACAGCCATTTTGAGTCTCAGAGCACAGGTTGTCCAGCTACTTGTGTCAAACCTGAGATTCCTGATGACTGTGCACGTGCTTCTGTTGAGAGCTGCGCTTGTAATGAAGGCTATGTTTTGAGCGGTGCAGACTGTGTGCCTGTCCATGAGTGTGGCTGCAACTTTGAGGGGTTCTACTACCATTCTGGGAAAACCGTTATACTGGACCAAGACTGTAGCAGGATTTGTGATTGCATTTCTGGTAACATGACTTgccattcacatgtttgtgaATCACATGAAGAGTGCAAGGTGTTCAATGGAGAAAGAGGTTGCTACATATCTAACCCAAGCCATGGCACTTGTTCTGGTTCAGGTGACCCTCATTATGTGTCCTTTGATGAAAGATTCTACGACTTTCAGGGGACTTGTCGTTATGTGTTGGCCACACTTTGTGATAATAATACTGGACTGAACAACTTTTCTGTGGAAGTACAAAATGAGGCATTGCGTGGATTAGCAGTCTCAGTCACCGCTGAAGTCTATGTGAATGTTTGGGGTGTTGACATTGTTCTCCCGAGAAAACATGGTGTAGTCAAG GTAAATGGTATTTGGAAGAACATTCCTCTTCAACTCCATGAAAGCGCTGTATCAGTTTTTGCAAGAGGACAAGACACGATCATAAAGACCGACTATGGCTTGCATGTCGCTTATGGTGGAACTAAAGTTTCCGTCACTGTACCCTTTCACTACAG TGGAAAAACGTGTGGCCTGTGTGGAAACTTCAATGGAAATCCAGCGGATGACTTTCAGACTCCATCAGGACTCAGTGTCACATCCGAATCGGATTTTGGGACATCTTGGAAGGTACCAGGCAACAGCAGCTGTAGTGATGGCTGTGGCTCATCTTGCCCACAGTGTCCTGATGATCGTGCTGCTCGAGctcagtgtgacatcatccgTGCATCTCAGGGTCCTTTCAGCTTATGCCATTCACTTATAGATCCAACTGCCTTTTTCAGTGACTGTGTGTTTGATGTGTGCATTGGAGGTGCAGAGCTGCTTTGCTCCTCCATTCAGGTTTATGTCAGTTCATGCCAGTCTGCTAATTTGCCCATTTATCCTTGGAGAAACAGCACCTCTTGCC ATATGGTATGCCCAGCCCATAGTCACTATGAGCTTTGCGGCACTGACTGTGGTCGCACTTGTGCCAGCAGCATTAATGTGACATGTGACCGTGTTTGTTCGGAGGGTTGTTTCTGTGACACCGGCTTTGTCAGAAGTGGGACCGAGTGTGTCCCAGAAGAAAATTGCGGATGCCAACATAATGGTTTCTACTATTAT GCTGGTGAATCCTTCTGGACAGAGGGCTGCACTCAGCACTGCAAATGCATGGCTAACAATAACTTAAGCTGCGTAGCCACAAGTTGTTCGCCCCAAGATTGCAGCCTCAGAGATGGACACCTGGGCTGTCACAGAGTGTTACTACCCAACGAAATCAAAGATATTAACCAAAAGACACCGG ATGCTTGCAGGGAGTTGCAATGTACCGATAATGAATGGTGTGGTGAAAAGGAAGGTATTTATGGATGTTTCTGTAATGAGAGTGCCCTCCACGACAGTGAAAATTTTG ATGCATCCATCACTTGTGTCAGTAGTTCGGgcactgtctccctctcccgCTGCCTGCTCACTGAGGCCGGGTTTCATCCCAGTGCCCTCCATCTCAGAGACCACTCCTGCAGAGGTTCTCTTCAAAGTGGGCGCCTGGTCTTCCACTTTAATAATGATGACCAGTTGTGCGGCACCATTCTGAAG AGCAATGGAACACATTTTATCTATGAGAATGCCATTGTTGAGGACGACAGCTTAAACATCCAATTGTTTTTCTCCTGCATTTTTCCTCTGGCTTCTGCTCTGTCAACGGATGTAGCTATCAATCCAATAGAAAG tgCCATAAAGAAATTCCTCCCCTCAGGCCAGGGCCACTATCGGATGAGGATAACTCCGTATCAGGATGCAGAGTTTCAGAATCCACTGAGTGGCAACTCAACCTTAGAAATGCATCAGGACGAGCAATTATTCATTGAAGTGCAAACAGAAGGTATTGATGAGCGCCAAATATCAACTGTTATGGACAATTGTTGGGTCACACCAGTCAATGAAGCACATTACCCACTGCGCCAGGATCTAATTTTGCAAGG GTGTCCTGCAAACAGCTTagttaaaattattcaaaatggaAACTCCACAGTGGCACGATTCGTCTTTGAGATTTTTTCCTTCAACAACTTTACTTCCATATACCTGCACTGTCAAATCCACCTGTGTCTTTTGGACGTCAACGACTGTGTTGTA CACTGCCATACTAATAGCAGAGGCAGGAGAGATGTATCTTACCATGACAGTGTAACTCTGTCACTTGGACCTCTAGTCTACAAAGGGCAG AGGCATGTCACCAACACCCGGacccttgccaccaaggagcttggcAACAACCTCTGTGACTTATCCAAGGTGATGGCTGAGTCCACTTTCGAGTTCTCAATCTCTGCtgggaagacgtga